Proteins from a single region of bacterium:
- a CDS encoding S41 family peptidase produces MKTFAVLFVLFFVNNFNQCSGQNLDSKLKPAQKKEIVVKVASLLKENYVFIEKADAMAAELTRKLETNQYDAFETLDSFGDQLNRDLINLSKDKHLQINFSPKIVRQLRKEAAGEKEVPDEGFIELLKGENFRMRKVEILHGNIGYFKLDNFVELKYCKETLTGAMNFISNASAIVLDLSDCGGGPSETMDFILSYFLPESTKISELRFRKNNEMKESYTVKDATIKKLTDVPLFILVSGNTASAAEGLAACLKEYKRAALVGGQTKGLGNPGELFVINDVLYMFITTAVSKTAKSGANFDGVGITPDIAVSSSNASFNFNKAMSEVCRILSETAKNKKLKNAGQWLKFEYESYLDQEMAGEDYRRLIVGEYDGNRKIIQENKQLYFDNGSLKRKLTYMGKGVFSAEGRKDYRIYFPTDAKKIDAMTVLWFDDTEDSFKRVN; encoded by the coding sequence ATGAAAACTTTCGCCGTTCTATTTGTATTATTTTTTGTAAATAATTTCAACCAATGCAGCGGCCAGAACCTTGATTCCAAGCTCAAGCCCGCTCAAAAAAAAGAAATTGTTGTCAAAGTCGCATCATTATTAAAAGAAAATTACGTTTTCATCGAAAAAGCCGATGCGATGGCGGCAGAATTGACCAGGAAATTGGAGACCAATCAATACGACGCTTTTGAAACTCTGGATTCTTTCGGCGATCAATTAAACCGTGATCTGATCAACCTCTCTAAAGACAAACACCTTCAGATTAATTTTAGCCCTAAGATCGTTCGCCAGTTAAGAAAGGAGGCTGCCGGAGAAAAAGAAGTTCCGGATGAAGGGTTCATTGAATTATTGAAAGGTGAAAACTTCAGAATGAGAAAAGTCGAAATTTTGCATGGCAACATCGGCTATTTCAAGCTGGACAATTTTGTTGAATTAAAATATTGCAAAGAAACATTGACCGGTGCGATGAATTTCATTTCCAATGCGTCGGCCATTGTGCTGGACTTGTCGGATTGCGGCGGAGGGCCATCGGAAACCATGGATTTTATTCTCAGCTATTTTCTACCGGAATCGACTAAGATTAGTGAACTGCGTTTCAGAAAAAATAACGAAATGAAAGAATCGTACACCGTAAAGGATGCCACAATCAAAAAACTCACTGACGTGCCATTGTTCATTCTTGTTAGCGGCAATACGGCTTCGGCGGCTGAGGGTTTGGCCGCGTGCCTCAAAGAATACAAAAGAGCCGCCCTTGTTGGCGGGCAAACCAAAGGATTGGGCAATCCGGGAGAACTATTTGTTATCAACGACGTGTTATACATGTTTATCACGACGGCGGTAAGCAAAACGGCCAAATCAGGCGCGAATTTCGATGGCGTAGGTATTACGCCGGACATTGCCGTATCGTCTTCCAATGCATCGTTTAATTTTAATAAAGCCATGTCGGAAGTCTGCCGGATACTTAGCGAAACTGCCAAAAACAAAAAACTGAAAAATGCGGGGCAATGGCTGAAGTTTGAATATGAATCGTACCTCGATCAGGAAATGGCCGGCGAAGATTATCGCCGATTAATCGTTGGAGAGTATGATGGCAACCGGAAAATTATTCAGGAAAACAAACAGTTGTATTTCGACAACGGCAGCCTGAAAAGAAAATTAACGTATATGGGGAAAGGCGTGTTTTCAGCTGAAGGCAGGAAGGATTACAGGATTTATTTTCCGACGGACGCCAAAAAAATCGACGCGATGACAGTATTATGGTTTGACGATACGGAAGATTCATTCAAAAGAGTTAATTAA
- a CDS encoding NAD(P)H-dependent oxidoreductase yields the protein MIHILAISGSLSRFSKNTILLHAASKLAPQGTRIDVFDGLGELPPFNPDIESSPPQSIIDWRELVKKSDGLIIACPEYAHGVPGVLKNAFDWVVGSGEIMHKPIALINTTPSSKFAVPSLNETLTVMMGLVVPEASLVIPIPGNKFDEAGMIADQEIAGKIIKSVEALTAAISKKIQVDPN from the coding sequence ATGATCCATATTCTTGCTATTTCCGGCAGTTTAAGCCGTTTCTCTAAAAATACTATTCTACTCCACGCCGCGTCGAAGTTGGCGCCGCAAGGAACTCGCATCGATGTCTTCGACGGTCTGGGTGAATTGCCGCCATTTAATCCCGACATTGAAAGTTCACCGCCGCAATCGATCATCGACTGGCGCGAATTGGTAAAAAAATCCGATGGTTTAATAATCGCGTGTCCGGAATATGCACACGGCGTTCCGGGCGTTTTGAAAAATGCATTCGATTGGGTCGTCGGCAGCGGCGAGATCATGCACAAACCGATTGCGCTGATCAATACGACGCCGAGTTCAAAATTTGCGGTGCCGTCGTTGAATGAAACGCTGACAGTCATGATGGGATTAGTCGTTCCCGAAGCGTCATTGGTTATTCCTATACCCGGAAATAAATTCGATGAAGCGGGAATGATAGCTGATCAGGAGATTGCGGGAAAGATTATTAAATCGGTAGAGGCATTGACAGCAGCGATTTCGAAAAAAATTCAAGTTGATCCCAACTAA
- the fdhD gene encoding formate dehydrogenase accessory sulfurtransferase FdhD has product MKKPSIDSFIVRSFKNGRWQEKKDALTGEEPLEIVVTDPAGEHKKTLAVTMRTPEHDDELATGFLFSEGILNIGSEVLQIKMKDANTIVITLDETSFDRAKDSESLNRYSYVNASCGVCGRTSIESLKEKGFKRIQSDWKIPAKTILTFSDQMRSAQKVFDATGGLHAAGLFTAAGELVCVREDIGRHNAVDKIIGHVYEQELLPLNKHILMVSGRLSYEIVQKAVSAQVPILTAISAPSNLAVKTAFEFGVTLVGFLRSDHFNVYTYEERIN; this is encoded by the coding sequence ATGAAAAAACCATCCATCGATTCATTTATAGTGCGCTCTTTTAAAAACGGCCGTTGGCAGGAAAAGAAAGATGCGCTGACGGGTGAAGAGCCGTTGGAAATAGTCGTAACGGATCCGGCCGGCGAGCACAAAAAAACGTTGGCCGTTACGATGAGGACGCCTGAACACGATGATGAATTGGCTACGGGATTTTTGTTTTCCGAGGGAATATTGAATATAGGTTCTGAAGTCTTGCAAATCAAAATGAAAGACGCCAACACTATTGTCATTACGCTGGATGAAACTTCATTTGACCGGGCTAAAGATTCAGAAAGTTTAAACCGTTATTCCTATGTCAACGCAAGTTGCGGCGTCTGTGGCCGTACGTCCATAGAATCGTTGAAAGAAAAAGGATTTAAACGCATTCAATCCGATTGGAAAATTCCGGCCAAAACAATTTTGACCTTTTCCGATCAGATGCGCTCCGCTCAAAAAGTTTTTGACGCCACGGGTGGTTTGCATGCGGCGGGACTTTTTACAGCGGCAGGTGAACTTGTCTGCGTGCGTGAAGATATTGGCCGTCATAACGCGGTCGATAAGATCATCGGGCACGTGTATGAACAAGAATTACTTCCGCTTAACAAGCATATCCTGATGGTCAGCGGCCGATTGAGTTATGAAATTGTTCAGAAAGCCGTCAGCGCACAAGTGCCGATCCTTACGGCTATTTCAGCTCCGTCGAATCTGGCCGTTAAAACAGCGTTTGAATTTGGTGTGACGTTGGTCGGATTTCTTCGTAGCGATCATTTTAATGTCTATACGTACGAAGAACGTATAAATTAA
- a CDS encoding MBL fold metallo-hydrolase, protein MERYNDSRLAIQFIRHATLILEIADQKILIDPMLSPKETMDPVANAVNNFRIPMVDLPIDEATLSQWLNSLTAIVVTHTHRDHWDAKAIQILPKNLPLFCQPSDESVIKNQGFTDVRVIQGYVDWKGITITRTGGQHGTGEIGRKMGTVSGFIFQTDQAPALYVAGDTIWCNEVADALRRFLPKHVIVNAGAAQFLTGGPITMDTNDIAQVCKAMPEAEIIAVHMDTVNHCLLKRTDLKTFAEKEKLNIRIPLDGQKIEL, encoded by the coding sequence ATGGAACGTTATAACGATTCGCGTCTTGCGATACAGTTCATTCGTCACGCGACTTTGATTCTTGAAATAGCCGATCAAAAAATTCTTATCGATCCGATGTTGAGTCCTAAAGAAACGATGGATCCTGTGGCGAACGCAGTAAATAATTTTCGCATTCCCATGGTTGATTTGCCGATAGACGAGGCAACATTGTCGCAATGGTTAAACAGTCTCACGGCTATTGTCGTTACCCATACGCATCGTGATCATTGGGACGCAAAAGCTATTCAGATATTACCAAAAAACTTGCCGCTCTTTTGCCAACCTTCGGATGAATCCGTTATAAAAAATCAGGGCTTTACGGACGTCCGCGTTATTCAAGGATATGTCGATTGGAAAGGAATTACGATTACGCGAACCGGCGGACAACACGGTACGGGTGAAATTGGCCGTAAAATGGGAACCGTTTCGGGATTCATTTTTCAAACTGATCAGGCTCCGGCGTTATACGTTGCAGGCGATACAATATGGTGTAATGAAGTTGCCGATGCATTACGTCGTTTTTTACCTAAACATGTTATCGTCAATGCCGGCGCGGCACAATTTTTAACCGGCGGACCGATCACGATGGATACTAATGATATTGCACAAGTATGCAAGGCCATGCCGGAAGCTGAAATTATTGCCGTTCATATGGATACGGTAAATCATTGTTTACTGAAGCGAACGGACCTCAAAACTTTTGCCGAAAAAGAGAAATTAAATATTCGAATTCCCTTGGATGGCCAGAAAATAGAGTTGTAA
- a CDS encoding SpoIIE family protein phosphatase, translated as MSEPKDDKDFEKQSLIKGEVQDEVDRKLFELSALFEISQLLNSSLNLTSIADNILLSPMGRMMINKGVFLMHRGDHHFEVYTLKGLSRELIGKKLHMPDLPQKPFLMDEIKNNGFQWLSFFEQFDIKLFLPIVLRNDTLGLVAYGKKLIGKGYIESEIEFLSSMANIAATSIHNGVVFEELKSVNVKLDKKIQELNTLFDIGKELNAVLDSKQIVKLLGYGLMGEMMLNKFAVYLRRNDSVELVEKRGFAKIEMDVQHLNAMFDVGAAYAIEEAEESDLNSALARNDVVSVVPMRSQDKTKGILLLGNKISSKSFSKDELNFLYTLCNQAMISLENAWLFEDSLERKRLEEELALARKIQIGLLPKQFPEWKNCEAFGVNISSKQVGGDYFDVVKIDDKNYIIAIADVSGKGVPASLLMSNVQASLLALSGEVKAFDHLVAKVNNIIHANTDSDKFITFFGGVLNLDAMTFTYVNAGHNPPYWVKADGSLQMLEKGGLLLGMMPHMPYEMETIQLQPNDKVVMFTDGVTEAMNEQDEQYEEPRLEKLLQTNLPLSAKETTELIAQEIKVFAGNAPQSDDITVVVIKAK; from the coding sequence ATGAGCGAACCCAAAGACGACAAAGATTTTGAAAAACAATCGCTGATCAAAGGCGAAGTGCAGGACGAAGTCGACCGTAAATTGTTCGAACTTTCTGCGCTTTTTGAGATCAGCCAGTTGTTGAATTCCTCTCTTAATCTGACTTCCATTGCCGATAATATTTTATTGTCGCCAATGGGAAGAATGATGATCAATAAAGGCGTTTTCCTGATGCATCGCGGCGATCATCATTTTGAAGTCTATACGCTCAAAGGCCTGTCACGCGAACTGATCGGCAAAAAACTGCACATGCCCGATTTGCCGCAGAAGCCGTTTTTAATGGATGAAATTAAAAACAACGGTTTCCAATGGTTATCCTTTTTCGAACAATTCGATATCAAATTATTTTTGCCGATCGTTCTTCGCAACGACACGCTTGGATTGGTGGCGTATGGAAAAAAGTTAATCGGCAAAGGTTATATCGAAAGTGAAATTGAATTTTTGTCATCGATGGCCAATATCGCCGCCACCAGCATCCACAACGGCGTTGTGTTCGAAGAACTGAAGAGCGTCAATGTCAAACTGGATAAAAAAATTCAGGAACTCAATACGCTCTTTGATATCGGGAAAGAACTCAATGCGGTTCTGGATTCAAAGCAAATTGTAAAACTGCTCGGTTATGGTTTGATGGGCGAAATGATGTTGAATAAATTTGCCGTTTATTTGCGCCGTAATGATTCGGTAGAATTGGTTGAAAAACGCGGATTCGCGAAAATCGAAATGGATGTTCAGCATTTGAATGCGATGTTCGACGTCGGAGCCGCGTATGCTATTGAAGAGGCGGAAGAAAGCGATCTCAATTCCGCCCTGGCACGTAACGATGTTGTGTCGGTCGTTCCGATGCGCTCGCAGGATAAAACCAAAGGAATTTTGCTGCTCGGTAATAAGATTTCGTCCAAATCATTTTCAAAAGATGAACTGAATTTTTTGTACACGTTGTGTAACCAGGCGATGATTTCGCTGGAAAATGCGTGGCTTTTTGAAGATTCGCTCGAACGCAAACGCCTCGAAGAGGAATTGGCGCTCGCCCGTAAAATTCAGATTGGACTTCTTCCGAAACAATTTCCGGAATGGAAAAATTGTGAAGCGTTCGGCGTCAATATTTCATCAAAGCAGGTCGGAGGCGACTACTTCGACGTCGTTAAAATCGACGACAAAAATTATATTATTGCGATCGCCGATGTTTCAGGCAAAGGCGTGCCGGCGTCGCTGCTGATGAGTAACGTACAAGCCAGTTTGCTTGCGCTAAGCGGTGAAGTCAAAGCATTCGATCATCTTGTCGCAAAAGTGAACAATATCATTCATGCCAATACGGATTCTGATAAATTTATTACTTTTTTCGGCGGCGTTCTGAATCTGGACGCGATGACATTTACGTACGTCAATGCCGGTCACAATCCGCCGTACTGGGTCAAAGCCGACGGTTCACTCCAAATGCTCGAAAAAGGCGGACTCCTGCTTGGGATGATGCCACACATGCCGTACGAAATGGAAACCATTCAGTTACAACCAAACGATAAGGTTGTTATGTTCACCGACGGCGTAACGGAAGCGATGAACGAGCAGGATGAACAATACGAAGAACCGCGGCTTGAAAAGCTTCTTCAAACCAACCTTCCGCTCTCGGCTAAAGAAACGACTGAACTCATCGCCCAGGAAATCAAGGTTTTCGCCGGTAATGCGCCTCAATCGGACGACATTACCGTCGTCGTGATCAAAGCAAAGTGA
- a CDS encoding FdhF/YdeP family oxidoreductase, translated as MKKIKRTWNPKSWVSLSPNGIGKTKPNHFLDMVKIVWENRDNLRYAWRVLSKGVCDGCALGVAGLHDWTIDSTHLCMVRLKLLRMNTMREFDHVLLNDVESLRRKPNHQLRDMGRLAYPMIRRKGDKGFNRISWQEAYEIIAERIRATASDRLAFYLTSRGITNEVYYVAQKVARFLGTNNIDNSARICHSPSTGALKQAVGASATTCSYKDWFETDLIVFFGSNAANDQPVTMKYLYYAKKNGTKVVCVNPYREPGMEFYWVPSVTESAVFGTKITDEFFLVHTGGDIAFINGVIKILIDENWIDEDFIRQHGAGFDELKRVLQNESWSDLEKLSGVTRDEMTRFAKMIHEAKRAVFVWSMGITQHSCGSDGVRAIINLALTKGFVGRPGCGLMPIRGHSGVQGGAEVGAYATVFPGGKPITPENAETLSRQYGFPIAGERGLSAVEMIENAAENKIDVLFQVGGNFTEVLPDPEFVRNAVSRIPLRVHQDIIITQQMLIDPADTVILLPAKTRYEQRDGGTETTTERRIIYSPEINGHVVGEAKSEWEILMELAEHTYPERKQQIHFNSGWEIREEIAKTVEFYDGIQHLKKSGDDVQWGGERLCDGWNFKTSNGKANFFVVQPKEIELDGKYFHVSTRRGKQFNSMVQAEHDPLTGAFRDAIFLSHHDAEKLNLKNGDSIILKNEQGQFKGRVKIAPIKPQNIQIHWPEGNILLKRGVMDKEVLIPDYNAVVEIEKT; from the coding sequence ATGAAAAAAATCAAACGCACATGGAATCCCAAATCCTGGGTAAGCCTTTCTCCGAACGGCATCGGCAAGACCAAGCCCAATCATTTTTTGGACATGGTTAAAATCGTTTGGGAGAATCGCGATAATTTGCGGTACGCGTGGAGAGTTTTGTCCAAAGGCGTTTGCGATGGTTGTGCGCTCGGTGTAGCCGGATTGCATGACTGGACCATCGACAGCACGCATCTGTGCATGGTGCGGCTCAAATTGCTCCGGATGAATACGATGCGCGAGTTTGATCATGTTCTACTAAACGATGTCGAATCGTTACGCCGGAAACCCAATCATCAATTGCGCGATATGGGACGGCTGGCCTATCCGATGATTCGCCGAAAAGGCGATAAAGGTTTTAATCGCATTTCATGGCAGGAAGCGTATGAAATCATCGCCGAACGCATTCGTGCAACGGCGTCTGACCGTTTGGCTTTTTATCTCACGTCGCGCGGCATTACCAATGAAGTATATTATGTCGCGCAAAAAGTTGCTCGATTTCTCGGGACGAATAACATTGATAATTCTGCGCGCATCTGTCACTCGCCGAGTACGGGTGCGTTGAAGCAAGCTGTCGGCGCATCGGCCACTACGTGCAGTTACAAAGATTGGTTCGAAACCGATCTGATCGTTTTTTTCGGATCGAATGCCGCTAACGACCAACCGGTCACGATGAAATATCTGTATTATGCCAAAAAGAACGGTACTAAAGTCGTTTGCGTCAATCCGTACCGAGAGCCTGGGATGGAGTTTTACTGGGTTCCGTCCGTGACGGAAAGCGCCGTCTTCGGAACAAAAATCACGGATGAATTTTTTCTCGTGCACACCGGCGGCGACATTGCATTCATCAATGGCGTTATTAAGATTCTGATCGACGAAAATTGGATCGATGAAGATTTTATCCGTCAACACGGAGCCGGATTTGACGAACTCAAACGCGTTTTGCAAAATGAATCATGGAGCGATCTTGAAAAGTTATCGGGAGTTACTCGTGATGAAATGACGCGTTTTGCAAAAATGATTCATGAGGCTAAACGTGCTGTTTTCGTATGGAGCATGGGTATTACGCAGCACTCGTGCGGAAGCGATGGCGTTCGCGCTATTATTAACTTGGCACTGACGAAAGGATTTGTCGGACGTCCCGGCTGCGGCTTGATGCCGATTCGCGGCCATTCCGGCGTACAAGGCGGGGCGGAAGTGGGCGCTTACGCGACGGTATTTCCTGGCGGAAAACCAATTACCCCTGAAAACGCGGAAACGCTTTCGCGTCAATACGGATTTCCAATTGCCGGAGAGCGCGGCTTAAGCGCGGTGGAAATGATTGAAAACGCCGCCGAGAATAAAATTGATGTCTTGTTTCAGGTAGGCGGTAATTTTACGGAAGTGTTGCCGGATCCTGAATTTGTCCGCAATGCCGTCAGCCGCATACCGCTTCGCGTGCATCAGGATATTATTATTACGCAGCAAATGCTGATCGATCCGGCCGATACGGTCATTCTCTTGCCTGCGAAAACGCGATACGAACAGCGCGACGGCGGCACCGAGACGACAACGGAACGCCGGATCATTTACAGTCCGGAAATTAATGGTCACGTTGTGGGCGAGGCTAAAAGCGAGTGGGAAATACTGATGGAATTGGCTGAACACACATACCCGGAAAGAAAGCAGCAGATCCATTTTAATTCCGGCTGGGAAATTCGTGAAGAAATTGCCAAAACAGTCGAATTTTATGACGGCATCCAACATCTTAAGAAATCCGGAGACGACGTTCAGTGGGGCGGCGAAAGGCTTTGCGACGGCTGGAATTTTAAAACCTCAAACGGAAAAGCTAATTTTTTTGTTGTCCAACCAAAAGAAATCGAACTTGATGGGAAATATTTTCACGTGTCGACACGTCGCGGCAAACAATTTAACAGCATGGTTCAGGCGGAACATGACCCTTTAACGGGTGCATTCCGTGATGCGATTTTTCTGAGTCATCACGATGCGGAAAAATTGAATCTCAAAAACGGTGACTCAATTATTCTAAAAAATGAGCAAGGACAATTTAAAGGACGCGTAAAAATCGCTCCGATCAAGCCGCAGAATATTCAAATTCACTGGCCCGAAGGAAATATTTTGCTTAAACGCGGTGTAATGGACAAAGAAGTGTTGATCCCGGATTATAATGCGGTGGTGGAAATTGAAAAAACCTGA
- the ubiE gene encoding bifunctional demethylmenaquinone methyltransferase/2-methoxy-6-polyprenyl-1,4-benzoquinol methylase UbiE, whose translation MANESYLPSPSEKKEYVKSMFDRVASRYDFLNHLLSLGIDIYWRRQALKLINFQMNPRLLDLATGTGDVAVAAVKNGARKVVGVDLSHGMLIYGREKIRKKDLHRQIFMVCGEAEKLPLPDESVDAATIAFGIRNVEDIPKSLSEMARVLTGSGIVVILEFSMPRLPVFKQLYRLYFEKILPAVGSIFSSDKNAYHYLPNSVMKFPEREAFKQLLENAGFANVRYFDMTMGIVTVYCGIKL comes from the coding sequence ATGGCCAACGAATCCTATTTACCCTCGCCTTCAGAGAAAAAAGAATATGTCAAATCCATGTTCGATCGCGTGGCCTCGCGGTATGATTTTCTCAATCATTTGCTCAGTTTAGGTATCGATATTTACTGGCGGCGGCAAGCGCTGAAACTGATCAATTTCCAGATGAATCCGCGATTGCTCGACCTGGCGACGGGAACGGGAGACGTGGCGGTTGCAGCGGTGAAAAATGGCGCCCGTAAAGTCGTCGGTGTTGATTTATCGCATGGCATGTTGATCTACGGCCGGGAAAAAATCCGTAAGAAAGATTTGCACCGTCAGATTTTTATGGTATGCGGTGAAGCGGAAAAATTACCGCTTCCGGACGAAAGCGTCGACGCCGCTACAATCGCTTTCGGTATCCGCAACGTCGAAGACATTCCGAAATCGTTGAGTGAAATGGCGCGCGTATTAACCGGATCGGGCATCGTCGTCATCCTGGAATTTTCCATGCCGCGATTGCCGGTGTTTAAGCAACTTTACCGGTTATATTTTGAAAAAATTCTTCCGGCGGTCGGTTCGATATTTTCCAGCGATAAAAATGCGTATCATTATTTGCCGAATTCCGTTATGAAATTTCCTGAGCGCGAAGCCTTCAAACAACTTTTGGAAAATGCAGGTTTTGCGAACGTTCGATATTTCGATATGACAATGGGCATTGTGACGGTGTACTGCGGAATTAAATTATAG
- a CDS encoding DsrE family protein, with the protein MKLGIIIETKEYEKAWNAFRFAVTAKKAGHEVKVFLMGEAVECEGLTHEQYNVSEQLKNFIKQGGEILACGTCLQSRQLSGTEACPMSTMIDCVKMVEWADKTVTF; encoded by the coding sequence ATGAAACTCGGGATCATCATCGAAACGAAAGAATACGAAAAAGCGTGGAATGCTTTTCGATTTGCAGTGACCGCTAAAAAAGCCGGCCATGAAGTCAAAGTGTTTCTCATGGGAGAAGCGGTTGAATGCGAAGGCTTAACGCATGAACAATACAATGTCAGCGAGCAATTGAAAAATTTTATCAAACAAGGCGGGGAAATTCTGGCTTGCGGAACTTGTCTTCAATCACGCCAATTGAGCGGTACGGAAGCGTGCCCGATGTCCACGATGATCGATTGCGTGAAAATGGTTGAATGGGCGGATAAAACAGTTACTTTTTGA
- a CDS encoding dienelactone hydrolase family protein: MFVFLAACAKKADTPMKEKLVSEEVTYSADSVNMKGFLVYDGDQKGKRPGVLVVHEWWGHNDYARKRAKMLAEMGYVALAVDMYGDGKTADHPDDAGKFAGEVMKRGPGAKDRFMKAMEILKANPNCDPDKIAAIGYCFGGSTVLNMARQGVDLKGVVSFHGGLNTETPAKKGEVKSRVLVCTGAADPFIPKEQVDGFKKEMDDAGVNYAVKSYEGAIHSFTNPGSDVMGKKFNLPLGYNAAADTASWNEMKAFFGEIFK; this comes from the coding sequence ATGTTCGTTTTTTTGGCAGCCTGTGCCAAAAAAGCCGATACACCCATGAAAGAAAAATTGGTCAGCGAAGAAGTTACCTATTCCGCCGACAGTGTCAATATGAAGGGATTTCTGGTTTATGATGGAGACCAAAAAGGCAAACGCCCCGGGGTACTGGTTGTACACGAGTGGTGGGGACACAATGACTATGCCCGCAAACGTGCAAAAATGTTGGCTGAAATGGGATATGTTGCGTTGGCCGTCGACATGTACGGCGATGGTAAAACAGCCGACCATCCGGACGATGCGGGAAAATTTGCCGGTGAAGTCATGAAACGCGGACCCGGCGCCAAAGATCGTTTTATGAAGGCGATGGAAATTCTGAAAGCCAATCCGAATTGCGATCCGGATAAAATTGCTGCGATCGGTTATTGTTTCGGCGGATCGACCGTTCTAAATATGGCGCGTCAGGGCGTCGACCTGAAAGGCGTCGTCAGCTTCCACGGCGGTCTTAATACCGAAACACCGGCAAAAAAAGGCGAAGTCAAATCACGTGTCCTCGTCTGCACAGGCGCAGCCGATCCGTTTATCCCGAAAGAACAAGTGGACGGTTTCAAAAAAGAAATGGATGACGCCGGCGTCAACTATGCCGTCAAATCTTACGAAGGCGCGATCCATTCTTTCACGAATCCCGGCTCCGATGTCATGGGCAAAAAATTTAATCTCCCGCTCGGCTACAATGCCGCGGCCGATACAGCTTCGTGGAATGAAATGAAGGCTTTTTTTGGCGAGATATTTAAGTAA
- a CDS encoding cyclodeaminase/cyclohydrolase family protein, with the protein MTKNVHDFLNELASSSPAPGGGSVSALAGALGTALVSMVSQLTIGKKKYVAVENEMKEILQASEKLRAEATTLIDRDTEAFNVVMNAFKLPQANDAEKQQRSEAIEAATKQATLVPLDLMKLCAQAIRLSKHVAEKGNTNALSDAGVSMLMIQAGCRGAYYNVKINLSGIKDANFVNEVGASASAILSEVDQTAQTIQQRVETSFA; encoded by the coding sequence ATCACAAAAAACGTCCACGACTTCTTGAATGAGCTTGCTTCGTCGTCACCGGCTCCGGGCGGCGGCAGCGTTTCGGCGTTAGCCGGAGCTTTGGGAACGGCCTTGGTGTCGATGGTGAGCCAATTGACCATCGGAAAGAAAAAATACGTCGCGGTTGAAAATGAAATGAAAGAAATACTGCAGGCAAGTGAAAAATTACGCGCCGAAGCGACAACCTTGATCGATCGTGACACCGAAGCGTTCAACGTTGTCATGAATGCGTTTAAATTACCTCAGGCCAACGACGCCGAAAAACAACAGCGATCCGAGGCCATTGAAGCGGCGACGAAGCAGGCCACGCTGGTTCCACTTGATCTGATGAAACTGTGCGCGCAAGCGATCCGTCTTTCCAAACACGTTGCAGAAAAAGGGAATACGAATGCGCTCAGCGATGCCGGAGTCTCCATGCTGATGATTCAGGCAGGATGCCGCGGCGCTTATTACAATGTCAAAATCAATTTATCCGGGATCAAGGACGCCAATTTTGTAAATGAAGTCGGTGCATCGGCTTCCGCAATTTTATCCGAAGTCGATCAAACTGCGCAAACTATACAACAACGCGTCGAAACATCGTTTGCATAA